The following proteins are co-located in the Perca fluviatilis chromosome 22, GENO_Pfluv_1.0, whole genome shotgun sequence genome:
- the LOC120552212 gene encoding gamma-crystallin M2-like has product MSNSGMNMRGKIIFYEDRNFQGRSYECMGDCHDMSSYLSRCHSCRVESGCFMFYDQPNYMGNQYFMRRGEYSDYMSMMGMRDCIRSCRMIPMHRGQFRMRIYEKENFGGQMHEMMDDCDNVMDRYRMSNCMSCHVMDGHWLMYEQAQFRGRMMYMRPGEYKSFREMGMSGTRFMSMRRIMDSGY; this is encoded by the exons ATGAGCAACAGCGGCATGAACATGAGGGGCAAGATCATCTTCTACGAGGACAGGAACTTCCAGGGGCGCTCCTATGAGTGCATGGGCGACTGCCACGACATGAGCTCCTACCTGAGCAGGTGCCACTCCTGCAGGGTGGAGAGCGGCTGCTTCATGTTCTACGACCAGCCCAACTACATGGGAAACCAGTACTTCATGAGGAGGGGAGAGTACTCTGACTACATGAGCATGATGGGAATGAGAGACTGCATCAGGTCCTGCCGCATGATCCCAATG CACAGAGGCCAGTTCAGGATGAGGATCTACGAGAAGGAGAACTTCGGGGGCCAGATGCACGAGATGATGGACGACTGCGACAACGTCATGGACCGCTACCGCATGTCCAACTGCATGTCCTGCCACGTGATGGACGGCCACTGGCTGATGTACGAGCAGGCCCAGTTCAGAGGCAGGATGATGTACATGAGGCCCGGCGAGTACAAGAGCTTCAGGGAGATGGGCATGAGCGGCACGAGGTTCATGAGCATGAGGCGCATCATGGACTCTGGCTACTAA